Proteins co-encoded in one Candidatus Margulisiibacteriota bacterium genomic window:
- the pstC gene encoding phosphate ABC transporter permease subunit PstC produces MKQGDVWFKGFIFAFAASIPLILFSLVGVLLFWAWPAIRHFGWGFIIGTAWDPLADNYGALPFIYGTVMSSLIALVIAVPLGLGCAIFISEVYKSKFREYVAVMVELLAAIPSVVYGLWGIFVLAPFSANYLQPMLKGLFGFLPLFQGPSSGPSLLTGGIILAIMILPTITALSREVLQAVPYSLRESAMALGATRWETFKLAVFGPASSGIIGAVILGLGRALGETMAVTMVIGNRPQISGSLFAPAYSLSAVIANEFAEAVTELNLSVLIELALILLVITIVVNGLARYLVWQTTIKN; encoded by the coding sequence TTGAAACAAGGGGATGTCTGGTTCAAAGGCTTTATCTTTGCCTTTGCCGCCAGCATCCCTTTGATCCTGTTCTCGCTGGTCGGGGTCCTATTGTTTTGGGCCTGGCCGGCGATCAGGCATTTTGGCTGGGGCTTTATTATCGGCACTGCCTGGGATCCCTTGGCCGACAATTATGGCGCCCTGCCGTTCATTTATGGTACGGTAATGTCTTCGCTTATCGCGCTGGTCATTGCCGTTCCGCTCGGACTTGGTTGCGCGATTTTTATCTCCGAGGTCTATAAGTCAAAGTTTCGGGAGTACGTGGCGGTAATGGTCGAACTTTTGGCGGCGATCCCTTCGGTAGTTTATGGGCTTTGGGGGATATTTGTCCTTGCCCCTTTCTCGGCGAACTATCTCCAGCCGATGCTTAAGGGGCTTTTTGGTTTTCTTCCTCTCTTTCAAGGCCCATCCTCCGGACCGAGCTTGTTAACCGGGGGGATAATTTTGGCGATCATGATCCTGCCGACCATAACCGCGTTATCGCGCGAGGTTCTTCAAGCGGTCCCTTACAGTTTACGGGAATCGGCGATGGCACTTGGGGCTACCAGATGGGAGACCTTTAAACTGGCGGTTTTTGGTCCGGCCAGTTCCGGGATCATTGGGGCTGTTATTCTTGGTTTGGGAAGAGCGCTGGGGGAGACGATGGCGGTGACGATGGTGATCGGCAACCGTCCGCAGATCTCCGGTTCCCTTTTTGCTCCGGCTTATTCACTGTCGGCGGTAATCGCCAATGAATTCGCGGAGGCGGTGACGGAATTGAACCTGTCGGTCCTGATCGAACTCGCCCTGATACTTTTAGTGATCACTATAGTCGTCAACGGCTTAGCGAGGTATTTAGTGTGGCAAACGACCATCAAAAATTAA
- a CDS encoding response regulator: MKEILVVDDEKDIAEAIEYNLKTEGYKVAKAYDGLSAVKMAKEKIPALIMLDLMLPGMSGLDVCKALKNGPATANIPIIMLTAKGEEADKVIGLELGADDYLTKPFSMRELIARIKTIIKRYGGGIITAPKVLKAPGLDLDTDKHEVRVAGKPVELTAKEFALLQYLWENERKVFSRERLLDTVWGIEVAVETRTVDVHVRRLREKLGKAEKYLHTLRGVGYKFEVKK, translated from the coding sequence ATGAAAGAAATCCTGGTTGTAGACGACGAAAAGGACATTGCCGAAGCGATCGAGTACAATTTGAAAACCGAAGGCTATAAAGTGGCCAAAGCTTATGACGGTTTGAGCGCCGTTAAAATGGCCAAAGAGAAGATTCCCGCTTTAATAATGCTCGACCTGATGCTTCCCGGAATGAGCGGGCTGGATGTTTGCAAAGCGCTTAAGAATGGGCCCGCTACCGCCAATATCCCGATCATTATGCTGACCGCCAAAGGGGAAGAGGCGGATAAAGTTATTGGGCTTGAACTAGGGGCTGACGATTATTTGACCAAACCATTTAGTATGCGGGAGTTAATTGCCAGGATCAAAACGATCATCAAACGTTATGGGGGGGGAATAATAACGGCGCCGAAGGTCCTCAAAGCCCCCGGACTTGATCTGGATACGGATAAGCATGAGGTCAGGGTAGCCGGCAAGCCGGTCGAGCTGACCGCCAAAGAATTCGCGCTTCTCCAGTATTTGTGGGAGAACGAAAGGAAGGTTTTCAGCCGCGAGCGGCTGCTTGATACGGTCTGGGGGATAGAGGTCGCGGTCGAAACCCGAACGGTGGACGTCCATGTCCGGCGCCTGCGGGAAAAACTTGGCAAGGCCGAGAAATATCTTCACACTTTGCGCGGGGTTGGTTATAAATTTGAGGTAAAGAAGTGA
- the pstS gene encoding phosphate ABC transporter substrate-binding protein PstS has protein sequence MFKKAIAAVICLALVSSAALAVSLNGAGATFPYPIYVKWNKMFADKTGIQVNYQGIGSGGGIRQFTAQITDFGGSDAPMTEKQMADAGGNVLHIPTVMGAVAVSYNLQEATKLKLDPETLAKIFMGKIKKWNDPAIAALNPGVRLPAKSVLVAHRSDGSGTTHIFTSYLAKVSTAWAAEVGAGSAVSWPTGIGSKGNAGVAGVIKGNEGAIGYVELSYAISNDLPVAALKNRSGSYVVPSLQSTTAAASGAISSAKISKQVAGGDYRLDLTNAPGAGSYPIVGMTWILVKQKINDAEKGEALKKYLKWGLSDGQKYASSLLYAPLPESMSDKVLELIDSIETGL, from the coding sequence ATGTTTAAAAAAGCAATAGCTGCCGTAATTTGTCTGGCCCTTGTTTCAAGCGCCGCGCTGGCTGTCTCTCTGAACGGAGCCGGGGCGACCTTTCCTTACCCGATTTACGTCAAATGGAACAAGATGTTTGCCGACAAGACCGGGATCCAGGTTAATTATCAGGGGATCGGCTCAGGCGGCGGGATCCGCCAGTTTACCGCGCAAATAACCGATTTTGGCGGGAGCGACGCCCCGATGACCGAAAAGCAAATGGCTGATGCTGGCGGCAATGTTCTACATATTCCAACAGTTATGGGAGCGGTAGCCGTCTCTTATAATCTACAGGAGGCAACAAAGCTTAAGCTTGATCCTGAAACACTGGCAAAAATATTTATGGGGAAGATAAAAAAATGGAATGACCCGGCGATCGCGGCACTTAATCCCGGGGTCAGACTGCCGGCCAAAAGTGTTCTGGTCGCGCATCGGAGCGATGGTAGCGGAACGACCCACATCTTTACTTCGTATTTAGCCAAGGTCAGCACCGCCTGGGCGGCAGAGGTTGGCGCGGGGAGCGCCGTTTCCTGGCCGACCGGTATCGGCAGCAAAGGGAATGCCGGAGTTGCCGGGGTGATCAAGGGGAACGAAGGGGCGATTGGATATGTCGAGCTCTCTTACGCGATCAGCAACGACCTGCCAGTTGCCGCGCTCAAGAACAGGAGCGGCAGTTATGTCGTCCCGTCTCTTCAATCAACGACCGCCGCGGCGTCGGGAGCGATCAGCTCCGCGAAAATTTCCAAACAAGTCGCCGGTGGAGATTATAGGCTTGATCTGACCAACGCTCCCGGAGCCGGATCGTATCCTATTGTCGGTATGACCTGGATACTGGTCAAACAAAAAATTAATGACGCTGAAAAAGGGGAAGCTTTGAAAAAGTATCTTAAATGGGGTTTGAGCGATGGTCAAAAATATGCCAGCTCTCTCCTGTACGCGCCACTGCCGGAGAGTATGTCGGATAAAGTATTGGAGTTGATCGATTCAATTGAAACTGGTCTTTAG
- the pstA gene encoding phosphate ABC transporter permease PstA has protein sequence MPLIAVISYVFFKGIGAFSFDFFTQLPMPVGDPGGGMANAIVGTFILVGLACLVGLPIGIFGGIWLAQYGSGKRGFFIRYSADVLSSLPSIVIGIFAYVLIVATMKRFSAIAGGFALGIIMIPVVTRTTEEMVKMVPRTLYEAGLALGLPEWKVALRIVFRTAWNGIFTGVILAVARIMGETAPLIFTAFNTMYWNLQIDQPMASMTVQIYNYAISPFDEWHAKAWAGSLTIILIVFLITVVVRKYSKRVYYG, from the coding sequence ATGCCGCTGATCGCCGTAATTAGTTATGTCTTTTTCAAAGGGATCGGCGCCTTTAGCTTTGACTTTTTTACTCAACTTCCGATGCCGGTCGGGGACCCGGGAGGAGGGATGGCGAACGCGATCGTCGGAACATTTATTTTGGTCGGGCTTGCCTGTTTGGTCGGTCTGCCGATCGGGATCTTTGGCGGCATCTGGCTGGCGCAGTATGGATCCGGCAAGAGAGGTTTTTTTATAAGATATTCGGCCGATGTTCTGTCGAGCCTGCCGAGCATAGTCATTGGCATTTTTGCCTACGTGTTGATCGTGGCGACCATGAAGCGGTTTTCGGCGATCGCCGGCGGCTTTGCCCTCGGGATTATCATGATCCCGGTGGTCACCAGGACGACGGAAGAGATGGTTAAAATGGTCCCCCGTACCCTTTATGAGGCGGGGTTGGCGCTCGGCCTCCCGGAATGGAAGGTCGCTTTGCGGATCGTTTTTCGCACCGCCTGGAACGGGATCTTTACCGGAGTGATCCTGGCGGTTGCCAGGATCATGGGGGAGACCGCCCCGCTTATCTTTACCGCTTTCAATACCATGTATTGGAACCTGCAGATCGACCAACCAATGGCCTCCATGACCGTGCAGATCTATAATTACGCGATCTCCCCATTTGATGAATGGCATGCCAAAGCCTGGGCCGGTTCTCTTACAATAATTTTGATCGTGTTTCTAATAACTGTAGTCGTAAGAAAATATTCAAAGAGGGTCTATTATGGATAA
- a CDS encoding PAS domain-containing protein, whose protein sequence is MKIFNYFGRFYSALFLAFVGNVAVCFLVIYLLKSKWYALLVGMAVAVLFSAVFARLFSDPIVRLSDVAKRIAAGEFENHFFRRSRFEVGELERAMERMSKYLRITFEKLSAKKSQISAVLSSMNEGVLAVNREGRVILANPVIEKILGVTEPEIIGKTIREVVRNNEIADLIAKALREGERVREEIEVVQPFAGIFDAHAGPVMNEEREVIGVVCVLHDMTEVRKLEKVRSEFAANVSHELKTPLTVIRSNVETLLGGAINDPAHNIEFVKKIDKHARSLSELIDDILELSRLESKKELGPFIRLDLEEVVARAIETVSVKAVEKGVAIIAECPGEEVLVNGIEDHLYRAVLNLLDNAVKYNNPQGKVSISCKMDNDRVKIMIADTGVGIGREHLPRVFERFYRTDVARSRELGGTGLGLAIVKHVVSLHHGTIEVESEEGKGSTFTITLPLIA, encoded by the coding sequence GTGAAAATATTTAATTATTTTGGCCGGTTTTATTCCGCGCTATTTCTGGCTTTTGTCGGCAACGTGGCGGTCTGTTTTCTGGTCATATACCTCCTGAAATCTAAGTGGTACGCCCTGCTGGTCGGCATGGCGGTCGCCGTTCTTTTCAGCGCGGTTTTTGCCAGGTTGTTTAGCGACCCGATCGTCCGTCTGTCTGATGTCGCCAAGCGGATCGCCGCCGGGGAGTTTGAGAACCATTTTTTCCGGCGTTCCCGTTTCGAGGTCGGTGAACTTGAGCGGGCGATGGAGCGGATGAGCAAGTACCTGCGGATAACCTTTGAGAAGCTTTCCGCGAAAAAGAGCCAGATCTCCGCGGTCCTTTCCAGCATGAACGAGGGGGTTCTGGCGGTCAATCGGGAAGGGAGAGTTATCCTGGCCAACCCGGTCATAGAAAAGATCTTGGGGGTGACCGAACCGGAGATTATTGGGAAAACGATCAGAGAAGTAGTTCGCAATAATGAGATCGCCGACCTGATCGCCAAAGCGCTGCGCGAAGGGGAGCGGGTCAGGGAAGAGATCGAGGTTGTCCAGCCATTTGCCGGGATCTTTGACGCCCACGCCGGCCCGGTCATGAACGAGGAGCGGGAGGTTATCGGGGTGGTTTGCGTGTTGCATGACATGACTGAAGTGCGGAAACTGGAGAAGGTCCGCTCCGAATTTGCCGCCAATGTTTCCCATGAACTGAAGACTCCGCTGACTGTTATCAGGTCTAATGTGGAGACCCTGCTGGGCGGGGCAATAAACGACCCGGCGCATAATATTGAATTCGTGAAAAAGATCGACAAGCACGCGCGCAGCCTCTCGGAGCTGATCGATGATATTTTAGAGCTTTCCCGGCTGGAGTCTAAAAAAGAGCTTGGTCCTTTTATCAGGCTTGACCTGGAAGAGGTAGTTGCCCGGGCGATCGAGACGGTTTCTGTTAAAGCGGTAGAAAAAGGGGTGGCGATCATTGCCGAATGTCCCGGCGAGGAAGTTTTGGTCAATGGGATCGAGGACCATCTTTACCGGGCGGTCTTGAATTTGCTTGACAACGCGGTCAAATACAACAACCCGCAAGGGAAGGTTTCCATCAGCTGCAAAATGGATAACGACCGCGTAAAAATTATGATCGCCGACACAGGGGTAGGGATCGGCCGGGAGCACCTCCCCAGGGTCTTTGAGCGATTTTACCGGACCGATGTCGCCCGTTCCCGCGAACTTGGCGGAACCGGCCTTGGGCTGGCGATCGTCAAGCACGTTGTTAGCCTTCACCATGGGACCATTGAAGTTGAAAGTGAGGAAGGAAAGGGCTCTACGTTTACTATTACCCTGCCGCTGATCGCCTAA
- the pstB gene encoding phosphate ABC transporter ATP-binding protein → MDKIKMKASGLNAWFSGKQALKEINMEIFANKVTAVIGPSGCGKSTFVRNLNRLHETIPGATVAGEVLLDEENIFKPRYDLVDLRRRVGMVFQKPTPFPTMSIYDNVAAGLKLASRFSRDVLDKEVETSLKQAALWNEVKDSLNKPGIGLSGGQQQRLCIARTLAVKPEVILLDEPCSALDPISTGKIEELIHELKKDYTIVIVTHNMQQAARVADFTGFFLLGELVEFDVTGKIFTAPSDKRTEDYVTGRFG, encoded by the coding sequence ATGGATAAAATTAAAATGAAAGCCTCCGGTCTGAACGCCTGGTTTTCAGGAAAACAAGCCCTGAAAGAAATTAATATGGAAATATTCGCCAATAAGGTGACGGCGGTTATCGGGCCGTCAGGTTGCGGCAAGTCGACCTTTGTGAGGAATTTGAACAGACTGCACGAAACAATACCGGGAGCAACAGTTGCCGGCGAGGTCCTCTTAGATGAAGAGAATATCTTTAAACCCAGGTACGACCTGGTCGATCTTAGGCGGAGGGTGGGGATGGTCTTTCAGAAGCCGACTCCCTTTCCCACCATGTCAATCTACGACAACGTGGCGGCGGGCCTTAAGCTTGCCAGCCGGTTTAGTAGGGATGTTTTGGACAAGGAGGTTGAGACCTCTTTAAAACAGGCGGCGCTTTGGAATGAGGTTAAGGATAGCCTTAATAAACCAGGCATCGGCCTTTCGGGGGGGCAGCAGCAACGGCTTTGTATCGCCAGGACCCTGGCGGTCAAACCAGAGGTGATCCTGCTTGACGAGCCTTGTTCGGCCCTTGATCCGATCTCTACCGGCAAGATCGAAGAGTTGATCCATGAGCTCAAAAAAGATTATACGATCGTGATCGTGACCCACAATATGCAGCAAGCGGCCCGGGTCGCCGACTTCACCGGTTTTTTTCTCCTTGGCGAGCTGGTTGAATTTGACGTTACCGGCAAAATATTTACCGCGCCGTCCGATAAGCGGACCGAGGATTACGTGACCGGCCGATTTGGCTGA